Proteins from a single region of Apium graveolens cultivar Ventura chromosome 7, ASM990537v1, whole genome shotgun sequence:
- the LOC141674392 gene encoding uncharacterized protein LOC141674392 has product MPDACSDSTTAPRDASISTPIHFAMLGMDKLGPFPMASGHRKLIVVAIDNFTKWIEAKALTKITIKQITLFSGHRKLIVVAIDNFTKWIEAEALTKITIKQITQFFWENVICRCTPTRNTWIDELFPILWAYHTTCKVMTEATPFMLPYGAETVVTLKITHGSPRVEAYEPETNEESMGLVLDLIDEVRDEVNARNVEPQQRASLYYDRRVKERFFQQGDPVLRKFEVSGVGEREKLAPNWEGPYKVKKTLGRGSYKLETLNGDEVPHVWHASNLKVYYI; this is encoded by the exons ATGCCAGATGCATGCTCTGATAGTACGACAGCCCCCAGAGATGCATCCATCAGCACACCCATCCATTTTGCAATGTTGGGAATGGAtaaacttggtccatttcctaTGGCATCGGGACATAGGAAGTTAATTGTGGTAGCCATAGACAACTTCacaaagtggattgaggctaaggcACTCACAAAGATAACCATCAAGCAAATTACCCTATTTTCGGGACATAGGAAGTTAATTGTGGTAGCCATAGACAACTTCACAAAGTGGATTGAAGCTGAGGCACTCACAAAGATAACCATCAAGCAAATTACCCAATTTTTCTGGGAAAATGTGATATGCCG TTGCACACCAACGAGGAACACTTGGATAGATGAGCTATTTCCTATACTTTGGGCGTATCATACCACCTGCAAAGTGATGACTGAAGCTACCCCATTCATGCTGCCTTATGGAGCCGAAACTGTAGTAACTCTAAAAATCACCCATGGATCACCTAGGGTCGAAGCTTATGAACCAGAAACCAATGAAGAAAGCATGGGGCTCGTTCTCGATCTCATTGATGAGGTCAGAGATGAGGTTAACGCCCGCAATGTAGAGCCTCAACAAAGGGCCTCCCTCTATTATGATagaagggttaaggaaaggttctttcAACAGGGAGACCCGGTCTTAAGGAAGTTTGAGGTGTCGGGAGTCGGGGAGAGAGAAAAACTAGCCCCTAACTGGGAAGGGCCTTATAAGGTCAAGAAGACATtaggacgaggatcctacaagttagAGACCTTGAACGGTGATGAAGTGCCCCACGTTTGGCACGCTTCAAACCTAAAGGTTTATTATATCTAG